The nucleotide sequence AGGGATTGGCGGGCGACAAGGGGCTGGCACTGCGCTTCCACGCCGAGGCGGACGCCGATGTCGACCTCATGCTGGACCCGATGCGCTTCAAGCAGGTTCTTTCCAACCTGCTCAGTAATGCCGTGAAGTTCACCCCTTCGGGCACCATCACGGTCGGCGTGGGCGCACGCCGCGTCGCCCCCGGCCGTTCGGCGGTATCCGTCCGGGTGACGGACACCGGCATAGGCATCGCCAAGGCCGATCAGCGTGTGCTTTTCGCGCCGTATTCGCAGGCGCCCGACGGGGCACGGATCCACGGCGGCAGCGGGTTGGGCCTGAATATCGCCCGGCGGCTGGTGGCGCTGATGGGCGGCACGCTGCTGCTGGAAAGCGCCGCGGGCCGCGGGTGCACCGTCCGTTTCGGGTTCGAGACGGAATGCCTGGCGTCACCGCCCCCCCACAGGCATACCGGCCAGCCGGGTGACACCGGCACGACCCGTTTGCAGATACTCGCCGTCGATGACCATGCGCCCAGCCGGCTGCTGCTGCGCAAGCAACTGGAGCATCTGGGACACAGCGTAGTGCAGGCCGGCAGCGGCAAGGCCGCATGGCGGCTGTGGCGGGCCGGCGCCTACGACGCGGTGATCACCGACTGCAATATGGCCGACGGCAGCGGCTACGATCTGGCCCGCCGCATCCGCCAGGACGAAGCGGCGCGGGGCCTGGGGCCCTGCGCGGTGTGGGCGTATACGGCCAGCGCCGAACGCGACGAAATCGGCCGTTGCCTGGCGGCCGGCATGGATGGCTGCCTCTTCAAGCCGCTGGGCCTGGTGGAATTGCAGCGGCGGCTGTGCCGTTCGCCGCAGGCGCGCGGCGCGCTGCGCCCCGCATGGCGTCATGGCCTGCGCTTCGATCCGGGCGCCATCGAGACCGTGGCGGCCGGCGACGCCGCCATCGCGGGACGTTTTCTGGCGGGGCTGCTGCAAACCAGCGAAGACGATGCGGCGACCCTGGGCCTGGCCGTGTCGGCACGCGACCATGCGGCGGCCCGCGATGTCCTGCATGCCTTGAACGGCGTGGCCCGCATGATCGGCGCCACGGCACTGGCGGATGCCTGCGCCGGCGCGGAGCGGCGCCTGGCATGCGACGACGGGCCGGCTGCGCGGCTTGCCTGCCGCGCGGCGCAGGAAGAACTGCGCCTGTTCGTCGACTCCGTGCGGGCATGGGTCGAGACCTTGCCCGACGATCGCGGGCCGCCGCTTCAGGCCTGATCGCGCAGTACGGCCTCCGGCACGAAGACCGTGCCGGCCATCAGGCGACGCGCGCTGCGGCTCAGCGTTACCTTGGTGACCTCCCATTGGCCTTCGCGCTGGCGGGCCTCCGCGCCCACGCGCAGGCGGCCGGACGCATGGCCGAAACACAACGTATCGCGCGCGCCGCCCAGGATGCGGCTGACGATGGTGCCCGGCACCGCGGCGGCGGCGGCGATGGCCACCGCGCCCGTTCCCGTCATTGCGTGGTGCAGTTGTCCCATCGACATGATGCGCGCCACGATGTCTATGGTTTCCGCATCGACGCGGGCGCCGCTGGACGCGTCATAGCTCGCGGGCGGACCGAAGAAGGCGAGCTTGGGCGTGTGCTGCCGCGTCGCGGTCGCCTCCGCCGCCGTGCCGGCCGCGCCCATGGCGACGGCGGCGTGCGCGCGTATCGATTCCAGCCTGGCCAGCAGCGGCGCGTCGCCATTGATGCGTGCCTGGTTCTCCGTGCCCGCCAGGCCCAGGGCGACGGCGTCCACCAGCACGGCGGGGTTGCCCGCATCGATCAGCGTGGCTTCGATGGTCCCCACACCGGGCACCGACAGGCGGTCGATGGCACGGCCGGTGGGAAACATGCCGCCTCCTTGCGCGTCGCCGCCGGCGCCGGGATCGAGGAAAGTCAGCGGAATTTCCGCGGCCGGGAACGTGACGCCATCCAGCTCGAAATCGCCCAGTTCCTGTACCTGCCCATCGCGCACCGGCACGTGCGCGATGATGCGGCGCCGTATGTTGGCCTGCCAGATGCGCACGGTGGCCACGCCGTCCCCGGGCGGCCGCACCAGGCCGCGATGAATGGCAAAGGGCCCCACCGCGGCAGTCAGGTTGCCGCAGTTGCCGCTCCAGTCGACCAGCGCCTGGCCGATGGCCACCTGGCCGAACCAGTAATCGACATCGCAATCGGGACGCGTGCTCTTGCCGACGATGACGACCTTGCTGGTGCTGGACGTCGCGCCGCCCATGCCGTCGATCTGCTTGCCGTAGGGGTCGGGACTGCCCGCCACCCGCAGCAGTACCGCGTCGCGCCGCGCGGGATCCGCGGGCAGATCCCGCGGCAGGAAAAAAACGCCCTTGCTGGTGCCGCCGCGCATGTACAGCGCGGGGATCTCGATTTGTCTGCCTGGTGTATTCATGCACGATCCCGTCGAAACTGCCACGCCGATGGCGGAAAGAGGCACGGTAACAGGGCTTGCCAGGACCGCGCGGCGGCGGCACGATGTTACCGCCGCCCGCGCGCCGGTCCAAGCGCGCGCCAGCGCACGCGCCGCGACGGCATGGACCTTGCTGGCCGGCGCCTCTTCGCGCAGTTCCTGCCTGTAGCCCGGTATGCGCACGCCGCGCACCGGCTATCTTTCTTTTCGCGCCGGGCGTCCTCCATGCGCCTGGCAAGGAGCCGGTACGATGACGCTTACCCAGCCCCCTGTACAAGCCGCCCGCGACCTGCCCCTGGCCGACGAGGAATTGCGCGCCATGGACGCCTATTGGCGCGCCAGCAACTATCTCGCGGTGGGAATGATCTATCTGCGGGCGAATCCGCTGTTGCGCGAACCGCTGAAGGCCGAACACATCAAGCGCCGCCTGCTGGGGCATTGGGGGTCGGACCCCGGACAGTCCTTCGCGCTGGTGCATTTGAATCGCGTCATCCGCCAGCGCGACGCGAACGTGCTTTTCATATCGGGTCCGGGACATGGCGCGCCGGCCACGCTGGCGCACGCCTACCTGGAAGGGCGCTACAGCGAGGTCTATCCCGACCGCAGCCAGGACGAGGCCGGGATGCAGCGCTTCTTCCAGCTGTTTTCGTTTCCCGGTGGCATCGGCTCGCATTGCACGCCGGAGACGCCTGGCTCCATCCACGAAGGGGGAGAACTGGGCTACAGCCTGTCGCACGGCTATGGCGCCGTCTTCGACAATCCGGATCTGGTGGCCGCGGTCATGGTCGGCGATGGCGAGGCCGAAACCGGGCCGCTGGCGACGTCCTGGCATTCCAATAAGTTCCTCAACCCGGCGCGCGACGGCGCGGTGCTGCCCATCCTGCACCTGAACGGCTACAAGATCGCCAATCCGACCATCCTGGCGCGTATCCCGCGCGACGAGCTGGAAGCCCTGCTGAC is from Bordetella bronchialis and encodes:
- a CDS encoding ATP-binding protein; the protein is MRRGLLTRAACASAFLLAACGADAAPTPYDEGKDAAWIGAVLEEQWLLLDPVLGASMLAGTMLAGWNSHLRRQIAKRQRAERALRAAAQSAQSACRAKSDFLAIASHEIRTPLNAVAGMLELGLKEAAAGQDVSDHLRVAHGAAQGLLDLVTDILDLEKMDCGKLELLPQRVNLRALAASVVQVFQGLAGDKGLALRFHAEADADVDLMLDPMRFKQVLSNLLSNAVKFTPSGTITVGVGARRVAPGRSAVSVRVTDTGIGIAKADQRVLFAPYSQAPDGARIHGGSGLGLNIARRLVALMGGTLLLESAAGRGCTVRFGFETECLASPPPHRHTGQPGDTGTTRLQILAVDDHAPSRLLLRKQLEHLGHSVVQAGSGKAAWRLWRAGAYDAVITDCNMADGSGYDLARRIRQDEAARGLGPCAVWAYTASAERDEIGRCLAAGMDGCLFKPLGLVELQRRLCRSPQARGALRPAWRHGLRFDPGAIETVAAGDAAIAGRFLAGLLQTSEDDAATLGLAVSARDHAAARDVLHALNGVARMIGATALADACAGAERRLACDDGPAARLACRAAQEELRLFVDSVRAWVETLPDDRGPPLQA
- the prpF gene encoding 2-methylaconitate cis-trans isomerase PrpF produces the protein MNTPGRQIEIPALYMRGGTSKGVFFLPRDLPADPARRDAVLLRVAGSPDPYGKQIDGMGGATSSTSKVVIVGKSTRPDCDVDYWFGQVAIGQALVDWSGNCGNLTAAVGPFAIHRGLVRPPGDGVATVRIWQANIRRRIIAHVPVRDGQVQELGDFELDGVTFPAAEIPLTFLDPGAGGDAQGGGMFPTGRAIDRLSVPGVGTIEATLIDAGNPAVLVDAVALGLAGTENQARINGDAPLLARLESIRAHAAVAMGAAGTAAEATATRQHTPKLAFFGPPASYDASSGARVDAETIDIVARIMSMGQLHHAMTGTGAVAIAAAAAVPGTIVSRILGGARDTLCFGHASGRLRVGAEARQREGQWEVTKVTLSRSARRLMAGTVFVPEAVLRDQA